A portion of the Desulfomonilia bacterium genome contains these proteins:
- a CDS encoding VanZ family protein: protein MFFAIIICLLIAFVLLFNPNTGSWSLKELMDFGHVFLFGLIAILVLKLIDRGQGLSGNRVKAWVITMFLGGFVEVVQLGMKDRFFEFSDLMNDAIGAFAFLAIFSVYSKPLRAFTVRILSVVLILSAGIPFYIVFFDEAYARLNFPLVNSFEKPFEISLWQKDNAGIVRSQKFPAEGSCSALVSFLPGEYSTICKEGFVHDWRGYKTFSADIYLPGDSDLRITLRINDKMHDNEFSDRFNGRILLKPGLNHISINLDDIRKSPAKRQMDMSDVTRICFFAAGLSKPETVYLDNIRLE from the coding sequence GTGTTCTTCGCAATAATTATCTGCCTGCTGATCGCCTTTGTTCTTCTGTTTAATCCGAATACCGGTTCATGGTCATTAAAGGAACTGATGGACTTCGGCCATGTGTTCCTGTTCGGCCTGATAGCCATTCTTGTGTTAAAGTTGATTGACAGAGGACAGGGGCTGTCCGGAAACAGGGTTAAAGCCTGGGTGATAACCATGTTTCTGGGGGGTTTTGTCGAGGTCGTTCAACTCGGCATGAAAGACAGATTCTTCGAGTTTAGTGATCTTATGAATGATGCAATAGGTGCGTTTGCCTTTCTCGCCATTTTTTCCGTCTATTCCAAGCCGTTAAGGGCCTTCACAGTGCGAATCCTGTCGGTCGTTCTTATTCTTTCAGCCGGTATCCCTTTTTATATTGTTTTCTTCGATGAGGCATATGCCAGGCTCAATTTCCCCCTCGTAAATTCATTCGAGAAGCCTTTTGAGATTTCGTTATGGCAAAAGGATAACGCCGGGATTGTCAGATCACAAAAGTTTCCGGCTGAAGGCTCCTGTTCGGCATTGGTGAGCTTTCTCCCCGGTGAATATTCCACCATATGCAAGGAAGGCTTCGTTCATGACTGGAGAGGATATAAAACTTTCAGCGCCGATATTTATCTGCCGGGAGACAGCGATTTGAGAATCACTTTAAGGATTAACGATAAGATGCATGATAACGAATTCAGTGACAGGTTCAACGGAAGAATCCTTCTCAAACCGGGCCTGAACCATATCAGTATAAACCTTGATGACATCAGAAAATCACCTGCAAAAAGGCAAATGGATATGAGCGATGTAACGAGGATATGTTTTTTTGCAGCAGGACTTTCAAAACCGGAGACTGTCTATCTGGATAATATAAGGCTTGAATAG
- a CDS encoding GNAT family N-acetyltransferase: MKNISLINDSQNRIWDEFILSSNIAGPYMLYAWGRAARKAYGHKAFNIMSFGPDGKADGALPLVFIKPPFLKGLLVSLPFCDYGGIISSDDETADGLAGFASELASSLGAELEIRSKSEIPALKEKYGMGVISHKVRMKLELPQSSHMLWEGFKSKLRSQIKKPRKEGLVFRLGGIELLDDFYDVFRINMHDLGSPVHSKKWISSVLELMGNKARTGIVYRDEEAIGGGIILACGDTITIPWASTLAEYNSLSPNMMLYWGFLEYASDNGFRFFDFGRSTPGEGTYKFKEQWGAEPEPLFWYGKGFKDETDGMAFSGQLRKKAEEAWSKLPQKLADFLGPVLRRYISL, encoded by the coding sequence ATGAAAAATATCAGTCTCATAAATGACAGTCAGAACAGAATATGGGATGAATTCATCCTCTCATCAAATATTGCCGGTCCATACATGCTTTATGCCTGGGGACGGGCGGCAAGAAAGGCGTACGGCCATAAAGCCTTCAATATAATGTCTTTCGGACCTGATGGAAAAGCAGACGGCGCGTTGCCCCTTGTATTCATAAAACCGCCGTTTCTGAAGGGATTGCTCGTATCTCTGCCTTTCTGTGATTACGGCGGCATCATATCCTCAGATGACGAGACCGCAGACGGATTGGCCGGTTTTGCTTCAGAGCTTGCATCATCCCTGGGTGCAGAACTCGAAATCCGCTCGAAAAGCGAGATCCCGGCACTCAAAGAAAAATATGGCATGGGCGTGATTTCCCACAAGGTCCGGATGAAACTTGAGCTGCCGCAGAGTTCACATATGCTGTGGGAGGGTTTCAAGTCAAAACTCAGGAGCCAGATAAAAAAACCCCGGAAGGAAGGGCTTGTTTTCAGACTGGGCGGCATTGAACTTCTCGATGATTTTTATGATGTCTTCAGGATCAACATGCATGACCTGGGCTCTCCGGTACACTCAAAAAAATGGATCAGCTCGGTTCTTGAACTCATGGGAAATAAAGCCCGCACGGGAATTGTCTACAGGGATGAAGAAGCCATAGGGGGCGGCATAATACTTGCCTGCGGGGATACGATAACGATACCCTGGGCATCGACGCTGGCTGAATACAACAGTTTGAGCCCCAACATGATGCTTTACTGGGGGTTTCTGGAATACGCCTCCGATAACGGTTTCAGGTTTTTCGACTTTGGAAGGTCAACCCCGGGCGAAGGCACCTACAAATTCAAGGAGCAGTGGGGCGCCGAACCGGAGCCCCTCTTCTGGTACGGCAAGGGGTTCAAAGACGAAACGGATGGCATGGCCTTCAGTGGACAACTGAGAAAGAAAGCTGAAGAAGCATGGTCGAAACTCCCGCAGAAACTGGCGGATTTTTTAGGGCCTGTTTTGAGAAGGTATATCTCACTATAA